Genomic segment of Bacillota bacterium:
GGATTGTTATGACCAGTACCCAGGCTGATGAGGAGGGCCAGCACTTCTACCGCAAGCTGGGGTATCGCGATATCGGCGGGTTTGTGCTCCCCGGGGAACCCTTGGAACTAATCATGATTAAGG
This window contains:
- a CDS encoding GNAT family N-acetyltransferase — its product is IVMTSTQADEEGQHFYRKLGYRDIGGFVLPGEPLELIMIKELV